The following DNA comes from Chitinophaga nivalis.
GGAATCCATGCGGCTGATCAAACTATCTCTCAGCATATTTGCCTGGGTTTCAGTAGAAACATCCATTGGCATACCAGCATATTTACCTTCTTTATTCTTTGTATAGAGAATGGATAAACGTGGGTCTCCTTGTGGTTGCATTATTTTATCAATTATTACAAAAGGCGCTGCATTGAAACCTTCCATACTACGAATACCGTATTCATGCTGGTTATCAATTGCAAATAAGTCAGGCCCCACAGCAACAATCAATGCATTATCCACATTTGTTTCCATCACAGGATAAAGTTTTGGATTGCCCAATATCTCCTGAATTTCGGCCTTTGCCAATACTGGTTTTACATAGGAAACTTTCATCGCCAAACGTAAACGCAGGGAGTTCGTGAACTTTTTCCATTTTTCGCGATCGCCTTTAAATATCACATCCTGCTTTTTCAGACCTTCTGTAACAACGCTTTCGCTACCTACGGGAAGCTTATATTCATTGAGATAATCAGCTGTTTTCTTCAATTCTGCCAACATCCAGGTATAAATGCTTTCCTGACTGTCGTAGGCAGCATGCATAGAAGGATTGGCAAAATTCCTCAGCATTCCTGCCTGGAAGAATGGCATATCTCCCCACAGATCTGTTACTTTCGCTGTCTCATGAATAAAAAACACTTTGCTTAACGCAACATAGATCTGCTGAATATTTTTTTCCCTTGCCGGTAATGAATCGAATACAAAATTTATTTCCCGGTAAGTTTGTAAGGTATTTACATAATACTCTTTCCAACGCATTTCTGCATAAGAAGGGGCGACTTCATATCTCTTGGTACCATTCTGAAAACCCATTGTTTGCGTATATACGCCTAACATAGGACGCACAGCCGTAAAAAGTTGCGTATAGGTCAATCTGTTCCGGCCACTCAGAATTTCATTACTGAAAAGAAACGGTACGGCGGCTTTCTCTGTTTTATCCGGATTAGGATAACTTTCCTCCATTTGCTTGGTACAGGAAGAAGCTCCTATCGCTGCAGCACCGATTAACAGTGCTGCAGTAATTGTTTTTATATTGAATTTCATGAACATGCAGATTAAATATTACGCTAAATAAATAATTAATTAGAAACTAGCACGAATTGCAGCACCAAAACTTCTGGTAGCAGGCGTTGTTCCATACTCTATACCCTGTGTGGACATCTGCGTTCCGATAGCTGCTTCCGGATCAATATTAGGTAATGATTTATAGAAGTACAGCAGGTTTCTACCAATGAGAGACACGTTGATGGATTGGAAACCAATTTTACCAACTGTCTTTTTAGGCAAGGTGTAACCTAAGGATACTTCACGCAGTTTGATGTAGTTGTTTTTGTAAACAGCCTGGTCATAACGTCCGGCATCTCCCCATGAAAAAGTATTCAGGTAGTAAGAAGCCGCAGAGATCAATTTCTCGTTAGTTTTTCCGTCTGCAGTAACACCATCCAGCACTACACCATCGTGGAACACTCTTTCTCCATTTGGAGCAGTGGCATTATGATTAGGCAATCTTACATTATTATAAGAGCCATCAGCACCCTTCACTATATAATAAGGCAAACCACCATTCGCTTCATCACGGTATTGCATTGATTCTTTCAGCTCTCCTTTACCCATACCGTAGTAGTTGGTCAGGGAAGCCAGATCACCACCCCAACGGAAGTCTACCAGGATATCCAGGTTGAAGTTCTTATAGGTAAAGTTATTGGATAAACCACCGGCAATCTTCGGCAACATATTACCTACTTTGGTTTGTTTGGTATTATCACGTTCCCAGATACC
Coding sequences within:
- a CDS encoding SusD/RagB family nutrient-binding outer membrane lipoprotein; this encodes MKFNIKTITAALLIGAAAIGASSCTKQMEESYPNPDKTEKAAVPFLFSNEILSGRNRLTYTQLFTAVRPMLGVYTQTMGFQNGTKRYEVAPSYAEMRWKEYYVNTLQTYREINFVFDSLPAREKNIQQIYVALSKVFFIHETAKVTDLWGDMPFFQAGMLRNFANPSMHAAYDSQESIYTWMLAELKKTADYLNEYKLPVGSESVVTEGLKKQDVIFKGDREKWKKFTNSLRLRLAMKVSYVKPVLAKAEIQEILGNPKLYPVMETNVDNALIVAVGPDLFAIDNQHEYGIRSMEGFNAAPFVIIDKIMQPQGDPRLSILYTKNKEGKYAGMPMDVSTETQANMLRDSLISRMDSATFTRNNFFPGVLMTASEVSFLKAEAAERLGIGGSAQTAYEEGIRQSINFYYDIRNISTFKDKVATPTAVAVEEFLKKEGVAYGTDNMNKICTQKWLHLNFVQAEENWAEVRRNKLPKLVFANDPSSTLQRNVPMRWNYPANERNYNAANYAAVAGKDRTDVKVWWDVKP